From the Pirellulales bacterium genome, the window CGATCACGACGGAAGAAATGGGGATTGGCCCAGGAAATTCGATCGACCGCGCGTTTTCCATTTGGGAGCGGGATATCCCCAAGGCAGGAGTGGTGAAATTGGGAGCCACCGGAGCGAGTTCTTCGGGGTCGGCGATGTACGGCATCGCGGCCGTTCGATTATCGGATAAAACGAAAGAGCAGCGAGATTGAGAACAGATGTTGGCGAGTATTTGGTGAAATTCGAGTTGTGTGTACTTCGATGTTCAACTGGGAGAATGGCAATGAAAGCTTCGGTCTTAGCGTTAGCTCGACGGTTTTGCCTCATGTCCGTTTCAGGTGCAGTCCTGGTTATCGGTTGCCCGGCGCCTGGCGCAACAATTAACTACGCAAACCCTGCCGGTGCGCAGAACTTCACCCTAGGCGCAAACTGGGTGGGTGGAGTCGCCCCCGGCCCAACTGATATTCCGGTCATCGATGGAGTCAATGGAATTACGGACTACCCATTTATCGATTCCAGTGTAAGTATTCAGCGATTTTCAATTGCCGCCGCCAACAGCAGCACAATGGGTGGATTGGAGCTTCGTAGTGGTGCGAACGTCACTTCGACCGTTGACAGCGCCCATTACGTGGGCGCGCGCGGAGTGGGGCATTTACGGGTTTATGACGGAGCGACGGCTGATCTTGCCGGTAATCTGATCGTTGGGTGGGCGTCGACAGGCACTGGAACCGTCAACGTGGATGGCGGATCGCTGACCACGCATGACTATCTGCAAATTGGTCGTCAAGGCAACGGTACGGTTACGCAGTCTGGCGGCGCGCTGTCCGTGAATCGCAATTCTGGCGATGCGCTGGTCATCGCTCCGTTTGCCAACGCGGTGGGCACCTATGAAATCAGCGGCGGTTCGTTCAGCGTAGCGACGTCTAGCGGTGGAACGATTAACGGTGTCTCTACAGGGGATTCGACCGGTACTTTTCGAGTGATTGGCGATGCGGCGACTTCGATTTCGTTGGGCCAGAACTACACGCAGTACGATGGATCGGAAATCGCGCTGGAAATCAGCACGGGAATTACTCCGATCGACGTGGCCGCCAACGCGACACTGGCCGGCAGCTTGAATGTCTTGTTCAGCGCCACGCCGAACCTGGGACAGCAATTCACCGTGATGAACTATGGCGGAACCTTGACGGGCAGCTTTACGACGTTCGACAGCCTCGTTGATAGCCCCGCCGGCGTCGATTCCGTCCAATTGAGCATCGACTACGGAACAGGAACGAACAGTTCGATCGTGTTGACTGTCGTGCCTGAGCCAGCAGGAGTGCTTCTGGCTGTGATCGGTGGATCATTGGCAATGCTGTGGCGACGAAGATCGCTCACCGAAGAATGCTAGTCAACCGAGTAGTCTCAGATTCAAGGTAAGAGTTACCGACCCACTTTATTTAAAGGGAGCTTATCGATGATCATTCGAGCCTCATCGCCAATCCGCAGTGTTGGATTCGCAAGCGTCCTTGGCTGGACGCTAATCCCCGTTGCCGTCCAGGCAGCGAACGTGTTCTATGGGACCAATCCCGGCGCACTTCAGTTTACCGACGGTGCGAATTGGACGGGCGGAGTTGTGCCGACTTCCACGGACGTAGCCGTGATTGATAGCGTCGATGGAATCACGAATTATCCGTACATCGATTCGACGATCGAATTTCAGCGATTTTCGATTGCCGCGGTTGATTCCTCGACCATGGGCGGACTGGAATTTCGCAGCGGCGCGAATGTGACCACCACGGTCGATAGCGCGCATTATGTCGGTGCCCGCGGCACCGGATACGTCCGAATTCTCGATGGAGCTACGTTGGAAATTGGCGGGCCGATGATCGTTGGCTGGGCGAACACCGGTGTGGGCACGCTGACGATGTCCGGTGGAACCGTTACGATGCTTGACTATTTGCAGGTCGCTCGCCAGGGGAATGGGAGCTTCATTCAAAGCGGCGGCGACTTGTCCATTTTCCGTGGCGCCTCCAACGCGATGGTGGTTGGCCCATTTGCAGGTGCAACTGGGTATTACGAAATCAGCGGCGGGTCGCTCAGCATCAACGTGCTCACCGCGCCTGGAGGATTGACCAACGGCGCGGTGGATGGCGGCGGCGGAGCAACCGCCACGATTAAGATTGTTGGTGATGCGCCAACGGTTACCGTGAACGGCGATTACAGTCAATATCCAGGCGGATCATTGGCATTAGACATTGGCACCGGAATCAGCCCGATGAACGTGGCGGGAAATGTGGCCATCACGGGAGGCGATTTGGACGTGAATTTTACGGCGACCCCAAGTGTGGGGCAGCAGTTCACCATTGTGAATTACGGCAACCTCGCGGGCACATTTGCCACGTTTGACACTTTGGTTGATAGCCCCATGGGAGCCAATTCGGTGAATCTCAGCATCGATTATGGAACGGGTGCAGGAAGCGCCATTGTCTTAACGGTCGATAGTCTGGTTGCGTCGCATCCTGGCGACTTCAACGGCGACGGCTCCGTGGACGGGGCCGACTTCGTCGCTTGGCAGACAAACTTCCCCACGGCGTCGGGCGCTACCCTCGGTCAAGGCGACGCCAATGGCGATGGGGCCGTGGATGGCGCGGATTTCGTCATTTGGCAGACCCATTTCCCTTACACGCCAGGCCCAGGCACCATGCCCGTGCCGGAGCCGACAGCAATTCTGCTGGCTTCTCTTGGCGGGATACTCGCGTTTATTCTGCGGCGTCGCGCGACCTGTTAAGGATTGAATGGCCGGTAGAATACATCAAGGCTAGTGAAGAGTTGGCAGTTCCTGGGGCATGCATTACTTCGCGGATGGAGCTTATATGATGAATTTCACAATGGCGCGGGCAAACTGTGATGAGCGTCGCGTACTTGGGACGCGAAACGACGCTGGATTCACGTTGGTCGAATTGTTGGTGGTGATCGCCATCATCGGCATCCTCATTGCGCTATTGCTGCCGGCGGTTCAGGCGGCGCGCGAAGCGGCGAAGCGATCGCAATGCGCCAATAATCTCAAGCAAATGGCGCTTGGTGTACACAACTATATTTCGGCGAAGAAGACCTTGCCCCCGGGAGCGGTCGTCACTGGTCCGTGCTGCGGTTCGCGCAGCTACTCAAGTTGGCCGATTGAGATTCTGCCGATGATCGAAGAAACAGCGCTGTTTGAGATGTACGACAATACCAAGTACAACGATTCACCCACCAGTACGGCGAATTTGAAGGTGACTGCATCCATCGTTGCTACGTATGCTTGCCCCGACGACGAGGACGCGAATTTGCTGAAACTGCCTGCTTCTGGTCCAGGAAGCGGCTTTATGTACCGCACCAGCTCCTATCGTGGCGTTGCCGGGCGATCCGATAATGTCGGCAACAACCCAAATTACTGGTGGGGCGCGCAGAATCCAAGCGAATCGGGATCCGCGTTTCCACTGCCGGCAAGGTTCCGCGGCCCGTTGCACACCATTGGCAACATTCCCTTCGGCGTCGTGAAGCCGGCGATGGTCGTCGACGGCATGAGCAAGACCTTGTTGATCGGCGAGCGCGCCTCGAGCAAAGCCGGCGCGGTTGATGGTCAGCGGACGTTCTGGGGCTATTCGTATGCCGCCTACAACAAATCGACACTCGTGCCGCAGTCGCGAATGCTCTTGCAAGACTATTCTCAGTGCGTAAGCATCGGCGGGCCGGGGGGAGATGTTCCTTGCAAGGCAGGATGGGGGAGCGGCCACGGCAGCGGGCTTCAATTTTGCCTTTGTGATGGGTCCGTGCGATTTATTGTGGACACGATCGACATGAATGTCCTGTGCGAAGCCGCGACGATCGGCGGTAGCGAATCCTCCGTTATTCCCTAACCTTGACCTTAGTATGCACAGTATCGCGTGTCGAGCTACTTTACGAATCGTATGGATCGTTATCGCTGCCGTTGCAACTTGCCTCGGCGGTTGCGGTCGGTCGTCGAATCTGGTCAGCGTCAGCGGCCGCATCACCAATGGCGGCAAGGCGGTCGTCGGAGCGAGCATCAATTATCAGCCGATTGCCACGTCCAAGGATGATATTTATCCTGGCCCGGCTTCATTTGGAATAACCGATGCGGATGGCCGATACACGCTGCGGACGTTCAATTCCCAACTTCTAGGTGCAATTCCGGGGCAACATCGAATTTGCATCGCGTTGGCTCATGTCGGTCCCCAACTGGACTTTGCCGCCAGTCCCGTCGATAAAATGGTGCCGGCCAGGTTTCTTGACGGTTCGACCGTCGTTGAAGTCTCGGCAGAAGGCGAGACCAAACTAGATTTTGACATTGCCAAGAAATAGACTCATTCTGCGCCGCCGTGAGCCACCTCATCGCTGAAAGCCGCTTCAATCGAGATGCGATCACGACAATATCGTGTGGTTTATCGGCGCTCGAAAGTGATGTCAGAAAGGCTGTTTCGTGAGTGATTCGTCGCATGAAAGAGAAACTCGTGTTGGATTCACAAAGCTGTTTGCAATCTACTTACCGACGATGCCGTGTCGTGCTCCCAAAGGTGATGGCGACCATTGCGGCGATATTCTACTTGGCGCCTTTGCAGGCAGCGCCAAAGCCTTCGCAACCGCAGCAAGTAACGATTACCTATCCCTCGTCGGTGACCAGAAGCGCGGATGGCCCGTTACAACTCAAGGCCGAATTGAATTACGATTCATCGAGAGCCGCTGCGCCCATCGCGGTGGTGATGCACGGCTACTCCGGCTCGTCGGGTAAATTAGCCGAAGTTCGCAAGAATGCCCAGCGACTGCGCGATGCCGGGTTCTTTTCCATTAGCGTGGCCATGCGCGGCCGCGATGGTTCGAGTGGCAAGCGAGATTCTGGCGGCGTCGAAATCTACGACATTTATGACGCCGTCGAATACGTCAAGGTACACTATGAGAACCTCGTTGACCAAACAAACATCCATATCACCGGTTATTCCGGCGGTGGAGGAAATACACTGTCTGCCCTGACGAGGTTCCCCGACTACTTCCGTGCCGGCTCGTCATATTTTGGAATTTCGGACTACGGGTTTGACGAGACTGACAGCTTCTATTTTCACGGCGCACTGCCCAATCATCAACAGCAACTGCGTCGTGACGTTGGCGATCCAACGCTCGGCGATCCGGACGTCCAAGACCGCTACCAGGCGCGGGCGGCACGACTCGCTTCGCGCAACAATCCATATAGCGAAATTCATTTGTTTGTGGATCAAAACGAGCCGGTATGCCCACCCTTTCATCATCAACGCTATCGCGATCATGCACTGGCCAGTACATCAACTCCGAGCGAGTTTGAAAATATTCACGTTCACGTCGGCGGACAAGGAAAATACTACGATTTCAACGCAAATCGCACCAACGACGCCGACGAAGCGCAGAATTGGCCGCACGGCTACCCCAGCGTCAACGAACAACATGCGGCAGAATCGTGGTACTTGCCGCGCCTGCTCGCTGGCTCGATTCTGGAGCCGACCCTTCATCAAAGCGGCACTTTGTTTGTCGGCGGATTCGTCAAGACCAAGCGGTTCAGCTTGTGGCTTGGTGATGGGCAGAATGCCGCTGGCGAATTAGCTTACGACATTAGGGGTAACCAATGGTCGTTTCAACTCAAGCTGTTGTCGAATAATAAGGATCTGAAAGGCGCAATAAAAGTCGATACAGCGCCACTGAGTGGGAAGCCCCTCGTCGCCGCGCTCAATGGTCGCGACGTCGCCCGTTTCACCGGTGGAAAGCTATTCGAGCAAGGCGACTTTGGCAACGGTGACAAGATCACGATTCGAACAACGCAACAAGATCGCACCGATTCAGTCGATGCTCCGAAAGAAATTCGAAATGAATCGCGGTAGTAAGAATGCGTGGAGTGGCATCATGATTTGGTATCCATTTGTGCCGCGGACATTTTTGCTGGCTGTAGCACTGGCAGGTTGTCCCAATTTCACGCTCGCTAGCTCATTTCTTGCAACGGTCACTTATCCATCATCAGTCAGCAGCGATGCCGGCGGTATGCTCGATTTAAATGCCGAGCTGAACTACGAATCGACTCGGATGAACGCCCCGATTGCAGTCGTCATGCACGGCTATTCGGGCAGCGCCGGCAAAGCCGCCGAAGTTCGCAATAATGCTCAGCGGCTGCGCGACACGGGATTTTTTGTGGTCAGCGTCTCGATGCGCGGCCGCGATGGTTCCGACGGCGTACGTGACTCTGGAGGCGTCGAAGTCTACGACATCTACGACGCGGTCGAGTATGTAAAGGCCGCTTTTCCCACCTTGGTCGATCCTACAAACATCAGTATTACCGGCTACTCCGGCGGCGGCGGCAACACGATGTCGGCACTGACCAAGT encodes:
- a CDS encoding prolyl oligopeptidase family serine peptidase, giving the protein MKEKLVLDSQSCLQSTYRRCRVVLPKVMATIAAIFYLAPLQAAPKPSQPQQVTITYPSSVTRSADGPLQLKAELNYDSSRAAAPIAVVMHGYSGSSGKLAEVRKNAQRLRDAGFFSISVAMRGRDGSSGKRDSGGVEIYDIYDAVEYVKVHYENLVDQTNIHITGYSGGGGNTLSALTRFPDYFRAGSSYFGISDYGFDETDSFYFHGALPNHQQQLRRDVGDPTLGDPDVQDRYQARAARLASRNNPYSEIHLFVDQNEPVCPPFHHQRYRDHALASTSTPSEFENIHVHVGGQGKYYDFNANRTNDADEAQNWPHGYPSVNEQHAAESWYLPRLLAGSILEPTLHQSGTLFVGGFVKTKRFSLWLGDGQNAAGELAYDIRGNQWSFQLKLLSNNKDLKGAIKVDTAPLSGKPLVAALNGRDVARFTGGKLFEQGDFGNGDKITIRTTQQDRTDSVDAPKEIRNESR
- a CDS encoding DUF1559 domain-containing protein, whose product is MMNFTMARANCDERRVLGTRNDAGFTLVELLVVIAIIGILIALLLPAVQAAREAAKRSQCANNLKQMALGVHNYISAKKTLPPGAVVTGPCCGSRSYSSWPIEILPMIEETALFEMYDNTKYNDSPTSTANLKVTASIVATYACPDDEDANLLKLPASGPGSGFMYRTSSYRGVAGRSDNVGNNPNYWWGAQNPSESGSAFPLPARFRGPLHTIGNIPFGVVKPAMVVDGMSKTLLIGERASSKAGAVDGQRTFWGYSYAAYNKSTLVPQSRMLLQDYSQCVSIGGPGGDVPCKAGWGSGHGSGLQFCLCDGSVRFIVDTIDMNVLCEAATIGGSESSVIP
- a CDS encoding PEP-CTERM sorting domain-containing protein (PEP-CTERM proteins occur, often in large numbers, in the proteomes of bacteria that also encode an exosortase, a predicted intramembrane cysteine proteinase. The presence of a PEP-CTERM domain at a protein's C-terminus predicts cleavage within the sorting domain, followed by covalent anchoring to some some component of the (usually Gram-negative) cell surface. Many PEP-CTERM proteins exhibit an unusual sequence composition that includes large numbers of potential glycosylation sites. Expression of one such protein has been shown restore the ability of a bacterium to form floc, a type of biofilm.) encodes the protein MIIRASSPIRSVGFASVLGWTLIPVAVQAANVFYGTNPGALQFTDGANWTGGVVPTSTDVAVIDSVDGITNYPYIDSTIEFQRFSIAAVDSSTMGGLEFRSGANVTTTVDSAHYVGARGTGYVRILDGATLEIGGPMIVGWANTGVGTLTMSGGTVTMLDYLQVARQGNGSFIQSGGDLSIFRGASNAMVVGPFAGATGYYEISGGSLSINVLTAPGGLTNGAVDGGGGATATIKIVGDAPTVTVNGDYSQYPGGSLALDIGTGISPMNVAGNVAITGGDLDVNFTATPSVGQQFTIVNYGNLAGTFATFDTLVDSPMGANSVNLSIDYGTGAGSAIVLTVDSLVASHPGDFNGDGSVDGADFVAWQTNFPTASGATLGQGDANGDGAVDGADFVIWQTHFPYTPGPGTMPVPEPTAILLASLGGILAFILRRRATC